The Desulfosporosinus sp. Sb-LF genome contains a region encoding:
- a CDS encoding DUF2238 domain-containing protein: MDKRKMKISSLKSVKPIHSFLLTSLVLVFIWSAYKPYQLGTWFLEVTPVVLGAFIIIYTYNKFRLTTPVYLLLCLGAIIVLIGGHYTYGKVPLFNWLKDSFYLGRNYYDRFGHFINGFVWALTLREILLRISSFQKGNCL; this comes from the coding sequence ATGGACAAGCGTAAAATGAAAATTTCAAGCTTAAAATCAGTTAAACCGATACACAGTTTCCTTCTAACAAGTTTAGTCTTAGTGTTTATATGGTCTGCTTATAAGCCTTACCAATTGGGCACTTGGTTTTTAGAGGTTACTCCGGTTGTTTTGGGAGCATTTATTATTATTTATACCTATAACAAGTTCCGTCTCACCACCCCAGTTTACTTGCTTCTATGTTTGGGTGCAATAATAGTCCTCATCGGTGGGCATTACACTTATGGCAAAGTGCCACTATTTAACTGGCTAAAGGATTCTTTTTATCTTGGGAGAAATTACTATGATCGGTTTGGGCATTTTATAAATGGTTTCGTTTGGGCCCTTACTTTAAGGGAAATCCTGCTGCGAATATCTTCCTTCCAAAAGGGAAACTGCTTATAA
- a CDS encoding DUF2238 domain-containing protein, which translates to MGPYFKGNPAANIFLPKGKLLIIIVLGLVLGVSSLYELVEWCAAIMLGGGAEAFLGLQGDIWDTHWDMFLALAGAIICLLSLSSTHDQFLIDEIKVK; encoded by the coding sequence TTGGGCCCTTACTTTAAGGGAAATCCTGCTGCGAATATCTTCCTTCCAAAAGGGAAACTGCTTATAATCATTGTTCTCGGATTAGTTCTTGGGGTAAGTTCTCTTTATGAATTAGTTGAGTGGTGCGCGGCAATAATGTTGGGCGGAGGCGCAGAGGCTTTCCTTGGGCTTCAGGGAGATATTTGGGACACACATTGGGACATGTTTCTTGCATTAGCAGGGGCTATAATTTGCTTGTTAAGTTTGTCCTCGACTCATGACCAATTTTTAATTGACGAAATCAAAGTTAAGTAG